One region of Streptomyces leeuwenhoekii genomic DNA includes:
- a CDS encoding S1C family serine protease has product MTESFRRSGEYEDPYLDRNPYQGDAQHVVSPVNPEWPPPPAQPPAPPAAAAVPGEPARRRVRRGPVALLAAVAIVAAAVGGGTAFGIQELTGGDTVAASSTGTTAIPAGQKGTVASVAKAVSPSIVEISATSNAGASTGSGVIITADGEIITNNHVVSGASSVQVTTSDGKRYTAEVVGTDSAKDLALIKLEGASGLPVATLGDSDAVQVGDQVVAIGSPEGLTGTVTSGIVSALDRDVTVPTDEEQQQPDGGWPFEFGGRQFNGDTGSSTTTYKAIQTDASLNPGNSGGALIDMSGRIIGINSAMYSAAGSSADAGSVGLGFAIPIDTVKADLAKLRAGADG; this is encoded by the coding sequence ATGACCGAGAGCTTCCGCCGCAGCGGCGAGTACGAGGACCCGTACCTTGACCGGAACCCGTACCAGGGTGACGCGCAGCACGTCGTCTCTCCCGTGAACCCCGAGTGGCCGCCCCCGCCCGCGCAGCCGCCGGCCCCGCCGGCCGCCGCTGCGGTCCCCGGGGAGCCCGCGCGCAGGCGGGTCCGGCGCGGACCGGTCGCGCTGCTCGCGGCCGTGGCGATCGTCGCGGCGGCCGTCGGGGGCGGCACCGCGTTCGGCATCCAGGAGCTCACCGGCGGCGACACGGTCGCCGCGAGCTCCACCGGCACCACCGCGATCCCCGCCGGGCAGAAGGGCACGGTCGCCTCGGTCGCCAAGGCGGTCAGCCCGAGCATCGTCGAGATCAGCGCCACCTCGAACGCCGGTGCCTCCACCGGCTCCGGCGTGATCATCACCGCCGACGGCGAGATCATCACCAACAACCACGTCGTCTCGGGTGCCTCGTCGGTCCAGGTGACCACCAGCGACGGCAAGCGGTACACCGCCGAGGTGGTCGGCACCGACAGCGCGAAGGACCTGGCGCTGATCAAGCTGGAGGGCGCCTCCGGCCTCCCGGTGGCCACCCTCGGCGACTCGGACGCCGTGCAGGTCGGTGACCAGGTGGTGGCGATCGGCTCGCCCGAGGGGCTGACCGGCACCGTCACCAGCGGGATCGTCTCGGCCCTGGACCGGGACGTGACCGTGCCCACCGACGAGGAGCAGCAGCAGCCGGACGGCGGCTGGCCGTTCGAGTTCGGCGGGCGGCAGTTCAACGGCGACACCGGGTCCTCCACGACGACGTACAAGGCGATCCAGACCGACGCCTCCCTCAACCCGGGCAACTCCGGCGGCGCGCTGATCGACATGAGCGGCCGCATCATCGGGATCAACTCCGCGATGTACTCGGCGGCCGGCTCGTCCGCCGACGCGGGCAGCGTCGGCCTCGGCTTCGCCATCCCGATCGACACCGTCAAGGCGGACCTGGCCAAGCTGCGCGCGGGCGCCGACGGCTAG
- a CDS encoding LacI family DNA-binding transcriptional regulator — MAKVTRDDVARLAGTSTAVVSYVINNGPRPVAPATRERVLAAIKELGYRPDRVAQAMASRRTDLIGLIVPDARQPFFAEMAHAVEWAASERGKMVLVGNSDYVGEREVHYLRAFLGMRVSGLILVSHALNDLAAAEIDAWDARVVLLHERPEAIDDVAVVTDDLGGAQLAVRHLLEHGYPYVACMGGTAETPAVGDPVSDHVEGWRRAMREAGLPTEGRLFEAPYNRYDAYQVALGILSGPDRPPAIFCSTDDQAIGLLRAARELRIDVPGELAVAGFDDIKEAALADPPLTTVASDRSAMARAAVDLVLDDGLRVAGSRRERLRVFPSRLVLRQSCGCP, encoded by the coding sequence GTGGCCAAGGTGACTCGGGACGACGTGGCGCGGCTGGCAGGAACATCCACTGCCGTCGTCAGCTATGTCATCAACAACGGACCCCGGCCGGTCGCCCCGGCCACGCGGGAGCGTGTGCTCGCCGCGATCAAGGAACTGGGGTACCGGCCCGACCGGGTGGCCCAGGCGATGGCGTCGCGGCGCACCGACCTCATAGGTCTGATCGTGCCCGACGCCCGCCAGCCGTTCTTCGCGGAGATGGCGCACGCGGTGGAGTGGGCCGCCTCCGAGCGCGGGAAGATGGTGCTCGTCGGCAACTCCGACTACGTCGGCGAGCGCGAGGTCCACTATCTGCGGGCCTTCCTCGGCATGCGCGTCTCCGGCCTCATCCTCGTCAGCCACGCCCTGAACGACCTGGCCGCCGCGGAGATCGACGCGTGGGACGCCCGCGTGGTGCTGCTGCACGAACGCCCCGAGGCCATCGACGACGTCGCCGTGGTCACCGACGACCTGGGCGGCGCCCAGCTCGCCGTACGCCACCTGCTGGAGCACGGCTACCCGTACGTGGCCTGCATGGGCGGCACCGCCGAGACCCCCGCCGTCGGCGACCCCGTCTCCGATCACGTCGAGGGCTGGCGGCGCGCGATGCGGGAGGCCGGCCTGCCCACCGAGGGACGGCTCTTCGAGGCCCCGTACAACCGCTACGACGCCTATCAGGTCGCGCTGGGCATCCTCTCCGGGCCCGACCGCCCGCCCGCGATCTTCTGCTCCACGGACGACCAGGCCATCGGCCTGCTGCGCGCGGCGCGCGAGCTGCGCATCGACGTGCCGGGCGAGCTGGCGGTGGCCGGGTTCGACGACATCAAGGAGGCGGCGCTGGCCGACCCGCCGCTGACGACGGTCGCCTCCGACCGCTCGGCGATGGCGCGGGCCGCCGTCGACCTGGTCCTGGACGACGGGCTGCGGGTGGCCGGCTCCCGCCGGGAGCGGCTGCGGGTGTTCCCGTCACGGCTGGTGCTCCGGCAGTCCTGCGGCTGCCCGTAG
- a CDS encoding response regulator transcription factor, with translation MSSLLLLTNALQPSTEVLPALGLLLHHVRVAPAEGPALVDTPGADVILVDGRRDLPQVRSLCQLLRSTGPGCPLLLVVTEGGLAAVTADWGIDDVLLDTAGPAEVEARLRLAMGRQQITGDDSPMEIRNGDLSVDEATYSAKLKGRVLDLTFKEFELLKYLAQHPGRVFTRAQLLQEVWGYDYFGGTRTVDVHVRRLRAKLGPEHESLIGTVRNVGYRFVTPEKPEKPARPADEATAPATGRAKRGEADTSPAPATVEVPAEA, from the coding sequence ATGAGTTCTCTGCTGTTGCTGACCAACGCGCTCCAGCCGTCGACGGAGGTGCTTCCCGCGCTCGGCCTGCTCCTGCACCACGTGCGCGTGGCGCCCGCGGAGGGCCCCGCCCTCGTGGACACGCCGGGCGCCGACGTGATCCTCGTCGACGGCCGCCGGGACCTGCCGCAGGTGCGCAGCCTGTGCCAGCTGCTGCGCTCCACCGGCCCCGGCTGTCCGCTCCTCCTCGTCGTCACCGAGGGCGGCCTCGCCGCCGTCACCGCCGACTGGGGCATCGACGACGTCCTGCTGGACACCGCGGGCCCGGCGGAGGTCGAGGCCCGGCTGCGGCTGGCCATGGGCCGCCAGCAGATCACCGGCGACGACTCCCCCATGGAGATCCGCAACGGCGACCTGTCGGTGGACGAGGCGACGTACTCCGCCAAGCTCAAGGGCCGGGTCCTGGACCTGACCTTCAAGGAGTTCGAGCTGCTGAAGTACCTCGCCCAGCACCCCGGCCGGGTCTTCACCCGCGCCCAGCTCCTCCAGGAGGTCTGGGGCTACGACTACTTCGGCGGCACCCGCACGGTCGACGTCCACGTACGACGGCTGCGCGCCAAGCTCGGCCCCGAGCACGAGTCGCTCATCGGCACCGTCCGCAACGTCGGATACCGCTTCGTCACCCCCGAGAAGCCGGAGAAACCGGCACGGCCCGCGGACGAGGCCACGGCCCCGGCCACCGGGCGGGCAAAGCGGGGCGAGGCGGACACCTCTCCCGCCCCGGCCACCGTGGAGGTGCCGGCCGAGGCGTGA
- a CDS encoding alpha/beta hydrolase yields the protein MSSGPAGHVARSTRRPHAETSRRAPARTFLRTADGVLIDAVYTPGAAVSGAAGARDAVFVVAHGFTGDVDRPHVRRIATAFARHGAVVTFSFRGHGASGGRSTVGDREVYDLAAAVAWARGFGHDRVVTVGFSMGGSVVLRHAALYGGDGGGGGDGGGGADAAARTDAVVSVSAPARWYYRGTAPMRRLHWLVTRPAGRVVGRYGFRTRIHHRDWDPVPLSPVEAVPRIAPVPLLVVHGDRDGYFPVDHPRMLAEAAGDHGELWLEPGMGHAEHACGEELLHRIGDWAVARAG from the coding sequence ATGAGCTCTGGTCCGGCAGGTCATGTGGCGCGTTCCACCCGTCGTCCGCATGCCGAGACGTCGCGCCGGGCGCCCGCCCGGACGTTTCTGCGCACCGCCGACGGCGTGCTCATCGACGCCGTGTACACGCCGGGCGCGGCCGTTTCCGGCGCGGCGGGGGCGCGGGACGCGGTGTTCGTCGTGGCGCACGGCTTCACGGGCGACGTGGACCGTCCGCACGTCCGGCGGATCGCCACCGCGTTCGCCCGCCACGGCGCCGTCGTCACCTTCTCCTTCCGCGGTCACGGCGCCTCCGGCGGGCGTTCCACGGTCGGCGACCGCGAGGTGTACGACCTGGCGGCGGCCGTCGCCTGGGCGCGCGGCTTCGGGCACGACCGCGTGGTCACCGTCGGCTTCTCCATGGGCGGCTCGGTGGTCCTGCGGCACGCGGCGCTGTACGGCGGGGACGGCGGTGGCGGCGGGGACGGCGGTGGCGGCGCGGACGCGGCGGCCCGCACGGACGCGGTGGTGTCGGTGAGCGCGCCCGCCCGCTGGTACTACCGGGGCACCGCCCCGATGCGCCGGCTGCACTGGCTGGTGACCCGCCCCGCGGGCCGGGTCGTGGGCCGCTACGGCTTCCGCACCCGTATCCACCACCGGGACTGGGACCCGGTGCCGCTGTCGCCGGTGGAGGCGGTGCCCCGGATCGCCCCCGTGCCGCTGCTCGTCGTGCACGGCGACCGCGACGGCTACTTCCCCGTCGACCACCCCCGGATGCTCGCCGAGGCCGCCGGTGACCACGGCGAACTCTGGCTGGAACCCGGCATGGGCCATGCCGAGCACGCCTGCGGCGAGGAACTCCTGCACCGGATCGGGGACTGGGCCGTCGCCCGGGCGGGCTAG
- a CDS encoding MoaD/ThiS family protein: MAKVTVRYWAAAKAAAGVAEEPYEAATLAEALDAVRERHPGELSRVLLRCSFLVDGDPVGTRGHETVRLADGGTVEVLPPFAGG; encoded by the coding sequence ATGGCAAAGGTCACGGTGCGCTACTGGGCCGCCGCGAAGGCCGCGGCCGGGGTGGCCGAGGAGCCGTACGAGGCCGCCACGCTCGCCGAGGCGCTCGACGCGGTGCGCGAGCGCCACCCCGGCGAACTCTCGCGGGTGCTGCTGCGCTGCTCGTTCCTGGTCGACGGCGACCCCGTGGGCACCCGTGGGCACGAGACGGTACGGCTGGCCGACGGCGGCACGGTCGAGGTGCTCCCGCCGTTCGCAGGAGGGTGA
- a CDS encoding DUF2993 domain-containing protein, translating to MRALRTLLIVVVILGGLFVAADRLAVHFAEGEVADRVRASEDLAAKPDVSIEGFPFLTQLAGGKLDEVKVGIGGYQAATGDGTTIRIDDLRADMKGVEFSGDFGSATAATATGTATIPYGELLKAAQAEPAQVGPGITARLAGLSDGGDGKIKVELEVSLFGAELPRRVSLLSSLAVRDDRVEVRADVLPRIGDVDLVESRIRAVSDFRQVIDRLPGGIRLDRVAAAPDGVEITVKGSDVRLAG from the coding sequence ATGCGCGCACTGCGAACACTGCTGATCGTCGTCGTGATCCTGGGCGGCCTGTTCGTGGCCGCGGACCGCCTCGCGGTCCACTTCGCGGAGGGCGAGGTGGCGGACCGGGTGCGGGCCAGTGAGGATCTCGCCGCGAAACCGGACGTGTCCATCGAGGGCTTTCCCTTCCTCACCCAGCTCGCCGGCGGGAAGCTGGACGAGGTGAAGGTCGGCATCGGCGGCTACCAGGCGGCCACCGGCGACGGCACGACGATCCGCATCGACGATCTGCGCGCGGACATGAAGGGCGTGGAGTTCTCCGGCGACTTCGGCTCCGCCACCGCCGCCACCGCCACCGGCACCGCGACGATCCCCTACGGCGAGCTGCTGAAGGCCGCTCAGGCCGAGCCCGCCCAGGTCGGCCCCGGGATCACCGCCCGGCTCGCCGGACTCTCCGACGGCGGCGACGGCAAGATCAAGGTCGAGCTGGAGGTGTCGCTGTTCGGCGCCGAACTGCCCCGGCGGGTCAGCCTGCTCAGCTCGCTGGCGGTCCGCGACGACCGGGTCGAGGTGCGGGCCGACGTCCTGCCCCGCATCGGGGACGTCGACCTCGTCGAGTCCCGGATCCGGGCGGTGAGCGACTTCCGGCAGGTGATCGACCGGCTGCCCGGCGGCATCCGGCTCGACAGGGTCGCGGCGGCACCGGACGGCGTCGAGATCACGGTGAAGGGTTCGGACGTCCGGCTGGCCGGGTAG
- a CDS encoding putative leader peptide has product MKRQADLTKRRAVDLCRVAAMLCRTF; this is encoded by the coding sequence ATGAAGCGACAGGCGGATCTCACGAAGCGGCGGGCAGTGGACCTGTGCCGCGTTGCCGCCATGCTCTGTCGCACCTTCTGA